The genomic stretch TTTCATGATCAGGTGTTTTAATTATGATTAATTTTTTACGTTATGAAGTTAGCCCGGTAAACAGCTGAAATCAGTAACAAGTGTTACATAGGCTACAACCGGTACAGAATATTTGCCATTGCCCCGGTTATATGCATCCATTTTACTGTGTTTTTCCAGTGATTACTATGACCAGGCGCTCCTGAAAAAAGTACAAGTATTGGCGCAGGTTTCTGAAAAGCAACCAGGATACTTTGCCGGAACCTATCTGATAAGCAATAACTGGCTATCCCGTATTCCTTTTACCAGGTGTTTTACACCTGCTTCGATATTCACATAAATACCGGGCAATAAGATCACTTTTGCCCCCTTTTCATTTTCAAAAACCACTTCTCCGGTCACACAAATCAAAAGGGCTGCTGTTTTGGTCTGGTGCTCCTTCAGGACCTGGCCGTTTAGGATCTGAATAGCTGTCACAGATCCTTCTTCTGCTTTAAAAAGAGGAATAGCGGAAACAGGTTTTAGTCGTGCATGCAGATCGCTTATGTTCATCATGGTCGTTTTTTATCTTTTTCCATTTCCACCACCCAAAGCCCTCTCACTTCAAAAGGGTACAGTTTTTTTATTTTTTCATACGTGGCGGACGTGATATCTGTGTCTTTATTCCCATGGCATTGCAGGCACATTGCATTTGTCAAGATCGGGTAGTATCCAACCATTTTCCCGTTCATGGCTGTCATCTTTGCTACAAGGCTGTCGCCTTTGTTCATCTTATCTTTAAGTACCCGGATATATGTCCGTTCATTTTCATTGGCCTGGTTGCGGGGATTCCTTGGTTTGTCAGTTACTCTTCTGATACCGGCATTCAGTGAATGAGCCATGCTGTCAGTCAGGTGTATGGCCGTTGTGTTACAGAATTCAATGGCATATTCAGTCCCGGCTTTCTGAATGGCATTAACCAGGTTTTTTGCCAAAACAGATTGTGCCTGGGTTGCGGCATTTTTGCCTATCGCCCTGTAATCGTTTTCTGTTTTTCCGGTTTCGGCATCAACAGGATGATCGGCACCCGAACCATTGCAGGCATGAATGAATGCTATCGATAAAAATAACACCCCAGCTATGACAAATGATTTTTGTTTCATGGAGATTTGTTTCCGCACAAATAAAGGTATTTTTATATACCCTGGTAAGTAACTTTTGTTGCACAGCAAGATGATCCTGGTCAGTGAATTTCCAGTCAACCAATATTGTAAAGCCGGTCTTTATATAAATGGGATAAAAAAAAGCCGGGGTATAAACCACCAGCTGTGTATCAATATCAACAAACTGCTTTTCTTACGTTATTTACTCTTCACTTCTTCTGAAACCAGCAATTTCTCCTCTATTATTTTTTTGAAAACATGTTTTGGAAAGGCACCCGGCTGCATCATGGGTTCTCCGTTGGCATCTATAAAAAGTATAGTAGGTATGCTTTGAATTCCAAATACAGCGGATAATTCCTGCTCAATATCTGTATTCACTTTATAGATCACCACCCTGCCTTCATATTCCTTGGAAAGCTCTTCCAGCACCGGGGCCACCATTTTACAGGGGCCGCACCAGTCGGCATAAAAATCAATGATGGCTGGTAATGCTCCCTGGTATTCCCAGTCCTGCTTTGTATCGTAGTTAAACACTTTATCTTTAAAATCCTGCGTGGTCATTTGCATCGTTGCCATAATTGTCATTTATTTCTGTAAAGGTAATATAACCGTAATACCTGCCAGGTAACTTATGTTACTTTTATACAGGTATTAACTGCGGCAGATGGTACGATATACAGCATTTTTTGAAAAGCTGGTTCCTGCATCCGGGTACAAATTAAAGACCGAAGTAAAAAGAGGCAACCTTTCGGCTGCCTCTTTCTCTTTCTATGTTCCTTAACCCTTCAAAAAGTATACTGCAACTACATTCATACTTTCATCACTTTACTCTGGCACACATAATCCGTACGGGGAATAGCTGTATTACTGATCGCCTTGAAGCCTCCTTCAATTTCAGTAAAGTTATGATAGCCCCGTGCCTGCAAAACAGAGGCTGCGATCATGCTCCGGTATCCCCCGGCACAGTGTACAAAAAAGTGTTCGTTGGGATCAATATCATTTATCCACTCATTGATATACGCCAGTGGTTTGTTGTAGGCGTCTTCCACGTGCTCTGCGGCATATTCCGACTCTTTTCTTATATCAATCACTTTATCCTGGCCTTGTCTGAAACTTTTTTCAAACTGTTCTGCTGATATCCTGTCTACCACATCCACCTGTTTGCCTGAGTCGAGCCAGGATCTGAAACCACCCTTCAGGTGACCTACCAGGTTATCAAAACCCACCCGGCTCATCCGGGTCACGGCCTCTTCTTCGTTCCCCTCTTCCGTTACCAGCAGGATCGGCTGGTTCACATCAGCGATCAGCGCCCCCACCCAGGGAGCAAAATCGCCATTAAGCCCAATATTGATCGACTGGGGGATAAAGCCTTTATAAAAAATCCCGTTGTCCCTTGTGTCTATGATCAGCGCTCCTGTTGACTCTGCAGCCATTTCAAAAGCATCGGGGGTCAATGCCCTCAGCCCGTTGTTTAAAACATTCTCAAAACTTTCGTATCCTTTTTTATTCATGGCCACATTCATCCCGAAATATGCCGGGGGCGGCAGCAGGCCATCCGTCACTGCTTTGATGAATGATTCCTTATTGGGCTGGTTGAGGGCGTAATTCATTTTTTTCTGGTTGCCCAATGTGTCCACCGTTTCTTTCATCATGTTTTTACCACAGGCGCTTCCGGCTCCGTGTGCCGGGTAAACGATCACATCATCCGCAAGAGGCATGATCTTGTTGTTGAGGCTCTCATATAATAATCCGGCCAGTTCCTCCTGTGTCATGTGTGCGGCTTTTTGTGCCAGGTCGGGACGGCCCACATCGCCTAAAAACAATGTATCGCCACTGAATATGCAATGATCTTTCCCGTTCTCGTCCTTCAGCAAATACGTGGTGCTTTCCATCGTATGGCCCGGCGTGTGCAGTGCCTTGATGGTTATGTCGCCGATCCGGAACTCCTCATTGTCTTTTGCCAATACCGCATCAAATTCGGGATTGGCATTGGGACCATACACGATGCGTGCTCCTGTTTTTTTACTTAGGTCAACATGACCACTTACGAAGTCGGCATGAAAATGGGTCTCAAAAATGTATTTCAGTTTTACACCGTCCTTTTGCAACCTGTCGATATAAGGTTTTGTTTCACGAAGCGGATCAATGATGGCCGCTTCTCCATTGGATACGATGTAATAGGCACCTTGTGCCAGGCATCCGGTATAGATTTGTTCTATGTGCATAGTTTTTGTTTTTATAGGGCAAAGTTGGGCATTTTTTTCCGGACCGTTTGGTAACATTTGTTGCATTTAAAAAGCCCCGGAACGGGTCCGGGGCCAGTCACTAAACGTTCCTCTTTCTATCACTTTTATAACAAAGTTGTAGGACATACATACGCTGTTTTCGGGACATTTGTTTTTGCCATTTCACTGAAGCCCCCGCTCACATCTGCAAAATTATCCCAACCCCTTTGCTTCAATATGGATGCTGCTATCATGCTCCGGTAGCCTCCTGCGCAATGCAATACAAAGGACCTGTCTTTTGGAAATTCGGCCAGGTGGCTGTTCAGCTGGTTCAGGGGTATATTCACCGCATCGATCACGTGCTCTGCATCGTACTCGCTTTTCTTACGGATATCAATTACCAGCGGCTTCTCCGTTTCATACAATGTTGCAAATTCTTCAGCGGTCATACGTTTAACAGACTCTGTTTCTTTGCCGGCTTTTTTCCAGGTTTCAAACCCGCCGTCCAGGTAACCCATTGTATTATCATAACCTACCCGCGACAAGCGGATAATGGACTCTTCTTCCCTTCCGGGATCGGTTACCAGTAATATTTCCTGTTTCACATCGGGTATCATTTCACCCACCCATTGTGCAAAATTCCCGTCGATACCGATGTTGATGCTGTTGGGAATAAAGCCTTTTGCAAAATCCGAAGCAGCCCTGGTATCCAGTATCAATGCCCTGGTCTCGTTGGCAACTATTTCAAATTCGGAAACGGCCATTGGCCTTTTTCCCCGTTGCATGATCGTATCCAGGCTTTCGTACCCCTTGATATTCATCAGCACATTCTGAGGGAAATAAACCGGTGGGGTGGTAAGACCGGTAAGCAGTTGCCGGATGAATTCCTCTTTCGTTAAAGAAGGATCCAGTGCATAGTTCACTTTTTTCTGGTGACCCAGTGTATCCGTGGTTTCCTTACTCATCATTTTACCACAGGCGCTTCCGGCACCATGATTCGGGTAAACGATGAGGTCATCGCTCAGGGGCATGATCTTATTCCGGAGTGAATCATACAGGTGACCGGCCAGTTTTTCCTGGGTAAGGTCGGCGATCACGTGCTGGGCGAGGTCGGGCCTGCCTACATCGCCGATGAACAAGGTATCACCGGTAATGATCCCGTGTTCCTTTCCCTGCTCATCGATCAGCAGGTAGGTAGTGCTTTCCATGGTATGACCGGGAGTATGTATCACTTTAACCGAAGCGTTCCCTATTTTAAAAACCTGCCCGTCTTCAGCAACAATGGCCTCATAAGCCGGTTTGGCGGTGGGGCCAAAAACGATCTTTGCCCCGGTCTTCTTCACCAGGTCTAAATGACCGCTTACAAAGTCGGCATGAAAATGTGTTTCAAAAACGTATTTGATCTTTGCATTGTCCTTCAGCGCCCGGTCAATATAAGGCTGCACTTCCCTGAGCGGATCAAAAATGGCAGCTTCGCCATTGCTTTCCA from Chitinophagaceae bacterium encodes the following:
- a CDS encoding DUF3365 domain-containing protein, which gives rise to MKQKSFVIAGVLFLSIAFIHACNGSGADHPVDAETGKTENDYRAIGKNAATQAQSVLAKNLVNAIQKAGTEYAIEFCNTTAIHLTDSMAHSLNAGIRRVTDKPRNPRNQANENERTYIRVLKDKMNKGDSLVAKMTAMNGKMVGYYPILTNAMCLQCHGNKDTDITSATYEKIKKLYPFEVRGLWVVEMEKDKKRP
- the trxA gene encoding thioredoxin, which codes for MATMQMTTQDFKDKVFNYDTKQDWEYQGALPAIIDFYADWCGPCKMVAPVLEELSKEYEGRVVIYKVNTDIEQELSAVFGIQSIPTILFIDANGEPMMQPGAFPKHVFKKIIEEKLLVSEEVKSK
- a CDS encoding MBL fold metallo-hydrolase, coding for MHIEQIYTGCLAQGAYYIVSNGEAAIIDPLRETKPYIDRLQKDGVKLKYIFETHFHADFVSGHVDLSKKTGARIVYGPNANPEFDAVLAKDNEEFRIGDITIKALHTPGHTMESTTYLLKDENGKDHCIFSGDTLFLGDVGRPDLAQKAAHMTQEELAGLLYESLNNKIMPLADDVIVYPAHGAGSACGKNMMKETVDTLGNQKKMNYALNQPNKESFIKAVTDGLLPPPAYFGMNVAMNKKGYESFENVLNNGLRALTPDAFEMAAESTGALIIDTRDNGIFYKGFIPQSINIGLNGDFAPWVGALIADVNQPILLVTEEGNEEEAVTRMSRVGFDNLVGHLKGGFRSWLDSGKQVDVVDRISAEQFEKSFRQGQDKVIDIRKESEYAAEHVEDAYNKPLAYINEWINDIDPNEHFFVHCAGGYRSMIAASVLQARGYHNFTEIEGGFKAISNTAIPRTDYVCQSKVMKV
- a CDS encoding MBL fold metallo-hydrolase — translated: MRLEQIYTGCIAHAAYYLESNGEAAIFDPLREVQPYIDRALKDNAKIKYVFETHFHADFVSGHLDLVKKTGAKIVFGPTAKPAYEAIVAEDGQVFKIGNASVKVIHTPGHTMESTTYLLIDEQGKEHGIITGDTLFIGDVGRPDLAQHVIADLTQEKLAGHLYDSLRNKIMPLSDDLIVYPNHGAGSACGKMMSKETTDTLGHQKKVNYALDPSLTKEEFIRQLLTGLTTPPVYFPQNVLMNIKGYESLDTIMQRGKRPMAVSEFEIVANETRALILDTRAASDFAKGFIPNSINIGIDGNFAQWVGEMIPDVKQEILLVTDPGREEESIIRLSRVGYDNTMGYLDGGFETWKKAGKETESVKRMTAEEFATLYETEKPLVIDIRKKSEYDAEHVIDAVNIPLNQLNSHLAEFPKDRSFVLHCAGGYRSMIAASILKQRGWDNFADVSGGFSEMAKTNVPKTAYVCPTTLL